CAAAGTATATGCTGGACTAGGTGGACTCATGTCCAACCTTCTTCTCGAAGAGCTCCCTGCCTATGTGAAGGCTATAGGTGAACTTGGTGTTGACGGTGTTGAGTTCGGTGATCCTGCTGTGTTAACCACAGTGAAGAAGGAAGCACCGGGCATGAATCTGCATTGGAATGCGGAAATGACCTCTACCAATTACGCAACCGCGAATTATTGGGGGCGTAAAGGTGCTACTCGCGTCGTTCTTGCCCGTGAGCTGAATATGGATGAAATGACGGAAATGGTTCCGCTTTTAGAGGTAGAGGCACAGGTTCAGGTTCACGGCATGACCAATATATACCATTCCAAGCGTAAGCTTGTAGAAAGCTATATGTCACATCAAGGACGTCCAAGCGAGGGCGGTAGTCTTGGTAAGGAACGTGGTCTATTTTTGATCGAGGCAGAACGAGATGACCAAAAGTTCCCAATCTATGAAGACGAGAACGGTACACATATTATGAGTTCGGAAGATATTTGTATTTTGGAGGATCTTCATATCCTTATGGCTGCAGGCGTACAGAGTTTTAAGATTGAAGGATTGTTGAAATCAACAGCGTATAATGTGGCGGTTGTTAAGACTTATCGCAGAGCTATTGATCTCTACGTAGTTGATCCAGAAGCATATTCTTTCCAAGAGGATTGGATGGAAGCTATCAGAACGTTGCAGGATCCAGAACGGGAGCTAAGCTTCGGATTTTTCTATAAAGAGCAAGTATATTAAGTTTAATTTAATGAGAGTTTTTTAGTTCCCCGCAAAGACTAGGTGCAGTAAGCATGCATAGACATCACTTTGTGGGGCGATGGAGGGGAGAACAGGAATGGGAACCATGACAAAGCCGCAATACAAGGGCAAACGTTACCGTCTGGACAAACCGGAGCTCCTAGCTCCGGCCGGTAATTTGGAAAAATTAAAATTCGCAGTACACTATGGTGCGGATGCTGTTTATATCGGAGGGCAGAAATACGGTTTGCGTTCAGGAGCAGACAATTTCAGCTTTGAGGAAATGCGTGAAGGTGTTGAATTCGCCAAGAAATACGGCGCTAAGGTATTTGTTGCAACGAACATTTATGCTCACAATGAAGATGTCGCAGGGATTGAAGAATATCTGCGTAACTTATATGAAGTTGGCATTGCGGCTATTATCGTTGCTGATCCGGTCATTGTAGATACAGCACGCCGTTTAGTACCTGGATTAGAGGTACATTTGAGTACTCAGCAGTCTACACTGAACTGGCAAGCGGTATCCTTCTGGAAAGAAGAGGGTCTGCCACGTGTAGTACTCGGACGTGAGACAAGCCTGGAAGAGATCGCTGAGATTAAGAAGCATGTTGACATTGAAATCGAGAGCTTTATCCATGGTGCGATGTGCTCTTCGTACTCCGGTCGATGCGTATTATCCAATCACTTTACAGACCGTGACTCCAATCGTGGAGGCTGCTGTCAGTCTTGCCGCTGGAAATATGATTTGTTCGAGGATGCGCGTCCTGAAGGCACTTGGGTATCTGAAGAAGATCAAGCTGAAGCACAATCTCCGGCCCCTTTGCTTCCGGGTGTAACTCAGATTCCACTGCATCAGCAAGGAGATAATCCTTTCTCCATGGGATCTAAGGATTTGTGCATGCTGGAAAGTATCCCTGAACTCATTGAAGTAGGCATTGACAGCTTCAAGATCGAGGGACGAATGAAGTCGATTCACTATGTAGCTACTGTAGTTAACGCTTATCGTAAAGCTATTGATGCTTACATGGCTGATCCGGAAGGATACGAGTTGAAGCAAGAGTGGCTGGATGAGCTGAATAAAGCGGCGAATCGTCCGCTTAACACAGGGTTCTTCTATGATACTCCGGATCATGAAGATCATATCTATGAGCCTGAAGAAAAAGCAGCTCCTTATGATTTTGCCGGACTTGTACTAGAATACGATGCTGAGAGTGGAATGGCGCTCATTCAGCAACGCAATCACTTCAAGCCAGGGCAGGAAGTTGAATTCTTCGGACCCAATGATACATTCTTTAAGCAGACTGTAGCGGAATTGTGGGATGAAGCAGGTAACCCGCTTGACGCAGCTCGTCATCCTCTGCAACGTGTACGCATGAAGGTAGATCAGCCGGTAGCATACTTTGATATGATGCGTAAGAGAAAATCTTAATAAGATACAGGGATGTTCTTTGCTATAAGAGCATCCCTGTTTTTCTTTTGACAAAGCTAACAATAAGATATATATATTAGTAACTAACAAATAAATCCAAAAGGAGGGTAGAACGAAGGGAGTTTTTTTGTTTCAGAATACATAGGTTAAAAGTTATAAAAAAAGTATAGTAAAGCTAAGAAAAAAGGCCTAATAAACCGATATATAGTATGGTTAGCGCTTTCATATGTCCTCTAATATTAGCGGGTAGATGATCATGATGGGGATCCTGATCAAGATAGTATTAGTGAAAAGCATAAAGAGAGAAGGTTAGAGAGATGAAGAAGAACAATAAAAAATCCGTAAATGTACAGAGCAATGAAGTAGGTACAGGAAAGACATCAAAGTTAGATGCTAAGAAAATGATGTTGGGTTGGGGAAGCCAGATCAAGAGAGTTAATCCTATCCAATCCGTCGGTGTGAAGTTATTTCTAATATTCCTATGTTCCACTGTAATCGTAGTTATGTCACTTGGACTTATATCTTATTCGAAGGCGAAAACAACGATAAAGAATAACGTATCAGAAGCCTATCGTCAGACTATTATTCAGACTGCTGAGAAGCTGGATATTACCTTGAAACAGTATGAGAACTTGGCATTACAGCTTTATTTTGATGCGCAGATGCAAACGGATCTGAAGGCTTTGTCTACTGCACAAACAGCTTACGAGAAATTTGAAGCAACAAGTGCAATAAGTAAGAAATTGTCCAGTCAGACAACAACAGATAATAATATTATCAGTGTCTCTTTGATTCCAGAGACACCTGAGCAGGATATCGTTACAAGTGGTAGTGCTGGCATTAGTCTTGACGGATTACGTGAACAAGAATGGTACAAGAAGTTAGTAGAAGACACCAAAGAATATAATTCATATTATTCGGACGGTGACAAAGGCGGCGCCAAGAATATTTGGTTCTCCACTTCTATTCAAGGAAATGGAGATAAGGAGATTGCTATGGTAAGATCCCTTAAAAATCTGGGATCAGAAAAAGGATACATAATCATGCTTGTGTTGAAAAACACACTGCTGGAGGAATCTTTTGCAAGTGTGAAGCTGGGAGATGGCTCCCGTATTCAACTAGTATCTCCTGAAGGTACAGTTGTAGCTTCTTCTAATTCGATAGACGATGGAAAGCCATCCGAGTTTTCTTTTATCAAAGAGAGTAAGAAAAATAATAATAGCCTAGAAGCTAAAGATCCAAACGGAAAAGAAATTCTGGCGGTATTTAATCCGATGATACGGGCGGATTGGAAGCTATCAGGCGTAGTGCCTACAGACGAGCTAGTGAAGGAAGCCCGTCCGATTCTGTTGACGACGTTTATTACAGCTGCTGGCGCAGCACTGCTTGCGATATTGATCGGGATTTGGATGGTTCGTATGATTGCTCGCCCTCTGGCACGATTGAAGGATCTTATGGTTCAAGGTGCAAGCGGAGATTTAAGTGTACGTACAGAATATGTGTCTAAGGATGAGATTGGACAACTATCAGCCTCCTTTAACTTGATGATGGAGCGTATCACTGAGCTTGTATCGCAAACTAGAGAAACTGCTCGAGATGTGCTAGAGACCGCTGGCGAGCTTGGAGAAGCTTCGCGTAAGACTGCTATTTCCGCGAAGGAAATAGCAGCCGCTACGGAAGAAATTGCTGGAGGAGCAGGCAGTCTGGCACTTGAAGCTGAACGTGGTAATGAGCTTACAGATGTGATAGCTACGCAAATGCAGACCGTGATTAGTGCCAATAGTGAGATGGATGAGGCAGCACGCGGGGTTGGAGAAGCTAGTGCTCAAGGTGCCAAGCAATTAACGGATTTACTGGATCAGACTAGCCGTACTGGGGAAAAGACAGGTGCGCTTGTAGAACGTGTTAACAATTTGAAAGAAACAGTATTCTCAGTGATTAAGGTGCTGGATGTGATGAAGAGTATCACACAGCAGACGAATATTTTATCATTGAATGCGACGATAGAAGCCGCACGTGCAGGCGAAGCTGGCAAGGGCTTTATGGTGGTAGCAGGTGAGGTAAGACAGCTTGCCGACCAATCGAAGCAGTCTATTGCTCTTGTTGCTGGAATCACCGACAAGATCATAACGGAAATGAACGAAACGGAAGCTGTATTATCTGAAGTGGCACCTCTCTTTAAAGAGCAAATAAGCGCAGTGAAGAGCACGAGCGATATCTTTGTATCCGTAAAAGGACAGATGGATGAGTTCATTACTAGTCTGGAATCGGTGACAACAGCGATCAGTAGCTTGAATCATTCACAGGTTGTGTTGTCGGAAGCAATGGGTAACGTAAGTGCTGTAGCTGAGCAATCATCAGCGACTTCCGAAGAAGTGGCTTCACTCAGTAATGAACAGCAAAGTGTAAGTGATCAACTCGTTTCATTGTCAGGTAAGCTGGAAAGTGCTTCAGGACAGTTAAAGGACAAACTGTCATTATTCACGATAAAATAAGTGGGTCCCTAACTAATTTTTTATGATTTACATAACAAAACCGCTTCTTCGTTATGAGGAAGCGGTTTTGTTATTGTGTAAAGAAGGACTTCCCCGTATAATAATTTTGTTAGGTAAATAATAATAACAAGTTAGGTAAAAAAGGGTTAAGGAGAAGGACCGTATGAAAGGTAAACGCATCTTTGGCTGGTGGTCCGTTATCGGGGACATGAGTATGGAACGCAAGCTGCTCCTCGTCTTTTTAATAATTATTACCCTTCCGCTTACCTTCATTAGTGTGTTTACTTATAAGAGTTATTCAGAATCTATTCAGGGCAATACCATTGCTTATTCTGAGAAGCTAATTGATCAAATGATGGATGGAGTAGATGATTATATCGAAGATATGAAGCGTATTTCATCTATGCCAGCCTATGTGAACGATATTAAACAAAATTTAATTCGTTCGAACCACTATCATGAGCAGAAAGAGATCATGGGTGGCGAATCAGGCAGTGCTACATTGTTACCCGGAGATTTTGATTTACTGTTGTCCATTCAGCGGGGCATAGAAGGCAACATTTCATTTATTAACAATATTAAGCGAGGCGCGAACACGGTTTATATTTTTGACGCGCATGGGAATGGTTATTATTCTGCCAAGGATGGTGGAGTACGGCTCGACCTCGATCAAAGCTATAAGTACTGGAGTCAGCAGACGAAGGATTCCAGCGGAGAGGCCCTTTTGTTTGGTACCCAATCATTTACGAGTAATTTGCAGAGCACTCGATATGCTTTTACCGTTGTTCGCAAAATCGTGGATGGTTTGTTAAATCCGATTGGGCTGATCGCGGTTGAAGCGAATATTAGCAATTTGGAGAATCGGGTTACGGAGCTGGATAAAGTAACACATGGCAAATCTTTGATCGTTGATGAGATGGGGATGGTCGTGTACGACAGTGACAAAAAACTTCTTGCCACGGATGTATCTGATTCAGAGCTATTCAAAAGGGTCGATGGGAAATCCGGGAGTTTCTATGATTCAGTCAACGGAAAAGATTTTCTAAATATTTACTCAAGCTCTAACAAGACCAATTGGAAGGCCATTATTTCGATTCCTGTAGATGTGTTAATGCGGGATGTGAAGGTAACCCGTAATACAACGCTCGCTGCTACATTAAGTATCATAGTACTTGCGTTAATTATCTCCATTATCCTTTCCTTTGCACTCACTAAATCACTATCGCAGATGATTCAACTGATGAAAAAGGTTCAGGGCGGCGATCTAGATGTGATGTTTAGGGTTAGACGGCGTGACGAGATTGGTCTGCTCGGGCATCAGTTTAATCGAATGCTGGCTCGGATCAGGCAGTTAATTCAGGATATCTACCGAATTGAAGAACAGAAGAAGGAAGCGGAGCTTCACGCACTGCAGAGTCAGATTAATCCTCATTTTATCTATAATACGCTGGAGTCGATCCGAATGACCGCTGAGCTCAATGATGATATTGAAGCTGCGGACATGATCTCAATTTTAGGTAAACTGCTACGGTATAGTACAAGTGATTTGAGCGGCAAAACGACAATGAAGCAAGAGCTTGGATATGTACGCAATTATGTTGAGCTGCTGAACTGTCGCTACCCTAATCGTTTCGTACTCGAGATCGACGTACCGAAGGAGTTAGATAATTACTCTATTATCAAGCTGGTCTTCCAGCCGATCATAGAGAATGCTGCTTATCATGGCTTGGATGATAATAAACCACAAATGCATTTAAGTATCCGTTGTGAGATGACTGAGCAAATGCTGTTCTTTCATATTAAGGACGATGGCTGTGGAATGGATAAGATCACTTTGGAGAGATTGAACGATGGGCTGCAGAAAGAAAGTCCTCCTAAGAAAAGTATCAATGGGGGCATTGGTATGAAAAATATACAGCAGCGAGTGCGCCTTCATTATGGAGCGGCTTTTGGAATTGAGGTATATAGTGAGCTTGGACAAGGGACGGATGTTATTTTGTCACTGCCGTTGCTGGAACCGGAAATGATTAGATTATCTGACTGAAATAAGAGGAGGCTGTCCGTTGATGGGGATGAGATTACACTGGACTACGCGTACCATACTGCTGCTTCTCATTTTGTTATCGATTAGTGGCTGTGAGAACAACACCAAGCAGACGGAATCTACAGTGCCTCCAGTTGGAAACGAGGTGAAGTCTGACTTATCCGGCACCATAGTCATGATGACCAATCGAATAGATCTGATTGAGAACGGAACCTTTCAAGGGTACGCAGACCAATTTAAGCAAAAGTACCCCGAAGCGAATGTTGAATTTGAAGGTTTATCCAATTACGCAACGGACATTCTGGTAAGACTGTCCACCAAGGACGCCGGAGATGTACTTTTGCTTCCTGTGAATCTACCATCAAAGGAACTGGATTATTTTTTCGAACCGTTGGATGAAGAAACTTCGGCTAGTGAGCGCTTCACTTCTTTTGCTACTTATGATGGTAAGCGATATGGGCTATCTACGGGAACTACCACGGTAGGGATTGTCTATAATAAAAGGTCCTTTGAAAAAGCAGGAATTACCGCAGTTCCACAGACACTGGATCAATTCTACGAAGCTTGCGCTAAATTAAAAGAGGCTGGAATTATCCCGCTGTATATGAATTATGGAGCCGTCTGGCCACTGCGTGAATGGGGAAATAGTCTGGTCAATTATATGACAGGCAACCCTGAGTATCTAAATAATATGGTAAATGAGGATAGTCCATGGCAGCTTGATAATGAGTGGGGGAAATCCATTTCCATTGCTCGAACCTTAATTGCTAAAGGTTATGTAGAGAATGAACTCTTCTCGAACAATTGGGAGATCTCTAAGACTAGACTCGCTAAAGGTCAAGCTGGCATGTATTTACTTGGAAATTGGGCGGTTGGTCAAGTGCTTGATGTGGGGGCTTCACCAGATGATATCGGATTCTTCCCATTTCCTTATGATAATAGCAGTACTCACTATGCACCGATCAATCCGGACTGGTTCGTGGGTGTTAGCAAATACAGTAAGAATAAAGAGCTTGCTATGGCTTGGTTGAATTTTTTTGTAAAAGAGACTTCGTATTCAGATGATTGGGGATTCCTTCCTGCTGATGGTAGTCTGAACCCTTTTTTGCCGCAGTACCGTGAATTTTTATCTTATGAACCTAAGCTGGTTTATGGCACGGTACAAAGTGATGCGTTCATCGATCTGGCAAATGGAGCTAAGCTGTCTTTTTGGTCCGGAGATTATATTCAAGAGTTACTTGCTGCGCCTGATTTACAAAAGTCTTTTGACGAATTAAATGCAAAATGGACGGAAGCGCGGGTAGCTACACAGGTAACTTCTCAGCCTTAACTTTAGTTTAACATTAATTTTATTACAATCTCTGGAGGTTTTAATATGGCTAAAAAGGTCACCATGCAAAAAATAGCTGATCATCTCGGTGTATCCAAATTTGTTGTCTCCAAGTCACTATCTGGTAAAGCTGGAGTTAATGAGACGACCAGAGAACGAGTGATTCAAGCGGCATCGCAGTTAGGCTATTTTACGCAAAAAAATGCTTTTGTCCAAGGTGTCAAACGGACTCCTCCGGTAGGGGGGAGTGATCGGAATAAGCAATCTGTGCT
This genomic stretch from Paenibacillus sp. FSL H7-0737 harbors:
- a CDS encoding peptidase U32 family protein, producing the protein MINKPELLATAASLEEAAALLDAGADALLIGDDRFGMRLAGHFSLEDTAAVVEMAHARGCKVYAGLGGLMSNLLLEELPAYVKAIGELGVDGVEFGDPAVLTTVKKEAPGMNLHWNAEMTSTNYATANYWGRKGATRVVLARELNMDEMTEMVPLLEVEAQVQVHGMTNIYHSKRKLVESYMSHQGRPSEGGSLGKERGLFLIEAERDDQKFPIYEDENGTHIMSSEDICILEDLHILMAAGVQSFKIEGLLKSTAYNVAVVKTYRRAIDLYVVDPEAYSFQEDWMEAIRTLQDPERELSFGFFYKEQVY
- a CDS encoding peptidase U32 family protein, with protein sequence MGTMTKPQYKGKRYRLDKPELLAPAGNLEKLKFAVHYGADAVYIGGQKYGLRSGADNFSFEEMREGVEFAKKYGAKVFVATNIYAHNEDVAGIEEYLRNLYEVGIAAIIVADPVIVDTARRLVPGLEVHLSTQQSTLNWQAVSFWKEEGLPRVVLGRETSLEEIAEIKKHVDIEIESFIHGAMCSSYSGRCVLSNHFTDRDSNRGGCCQSCRWKYDLFEDARPEGTWVSEEDQAEAQSPAPLLPGVTQIPLHQQGDNPFSMGSKDLCMLESIPELIEVGIDSFKIEGRMKSIHYVATVVNAYRKAIDAYMADPEGYELKQEWLDELNKAANRPLNTGFFYDTPDHEDHIYEPEEKAAPYDFAGLVLEYDAESGMALIQQRNHFKPGQEVEFFGPNDTFFKQTVAELWDEAGNPLDAARHPLQRVRMKVDQPVAYFDMMRKRKS
- a CDS encoding methyl-accepting chemotaxis protein, with amino-acid sequence MKKNNKKSVNVQSNEVGTGKTSKLDAKKMMLGWGSQIKRVNPIQSVGVKLFLIFLCSTVIVVMSLGLISYSKAKTTIKNNVSEAYRQTIIQTAEKLDITLKQYENLALQLYFDAQMQTDLKALSTAQTAYEKFEATSAISKKLSSQTTTDNNIISVSLIPETPEQDIVTSGSAGISLDGLREQEWYKKLVEDTKEYNSYYSDGDKGGAKNIWFSTSIQGNGDKEIAMVRSLKNLGSEKGYIIMLVLKNTLLEESFASVKLGDGSRIQLVSPEGTVVASSNSIDDGKPSEFSFIKESKKNNNSLEAKDPNGKEILAVFNPMIRADWKLSGVVPTDELVKEARPILLTTFITAAGAALLAILIGIWMVRMIARPLARLKDLMVQGASGDLSVRTEYVSKDEIGQLSASFNLMMERITELVSQTRETARDVLETAGELGEASRKTAISAKEIAAATEEIAGGAGSLALEAERGNELTDVIATQMQTVISANSEMDEAARGVGEASAQGAKQLTDLLDQTSRTGEKTGALVERVNNLKETVFSVIKVLDVMKSITQQTNILSLNATIEAARAGEAGKGFMVVAGEVRQLADQSKQSIALVAGITDKIITEMNETEAVLSEVAPLFKEQISAVKSTSDIFVSVKGQMDEFITSLESVTTAISSLNHSQVVLSEAMGNVSAVAEQSSATSEEVASLSNEQQSVSDQLVSLSGKLESASGQLKDKLSLFTIK
- a CDS encoding cache domain-containing sensor histidine kinase, coding for MKGKRIFGWWSVIGDMSMERKLLLVFLIIITLPLTFISVFTYKSYSESIQGNTIAYSEKLIDQMMDGVDDYIEDMKRISSMPAYVNDIKQNLIRSNHYHEQKEIMGGESGSATLLPGDFDLLLSIQRGIEGNISFINNIKRGANTVYIFDAHGNGYYSAKDGGVRLDLDQSYKYWSQQTKDSSGEALLFGTQSFTSNLQSTRYAFTVVRKIVDGLLNPIGLIAVEANISNLENRVTELDKVTHGKSLIVDEMGMVVYDSDKKLLATDVSDSELFKRVDGKSGSFYDSVNGKDFLNIYSSSNKTNWKAIISIPVDVLMRDVKVTRNTTLAATLSIIVLALIISIILSFALTKSLSQMIQLMKKVQGGDLDVMFRVRRRDEIGLLGHQFNRMLARIRQLIQDIYRIEEQKKEAELHALQSQINPHFIYNTLESIRMTAELNDDIEAADMISILGKLLRYSTSDLSGKTTMKQELGYVRNYVELLNCRYPNRFVLEIDVPKELDNYSIIKLVFQPIIENAAYHGLDDNKPQMHLSIRCEMTEQMLFFHIKDDGCGMDKITLERLNDGLQKESPPKKSINGGIGMKNIQQRVRLHYGAAFGIEVYSELGQGTDVILSLPLLEPEMIRLSD
- a CDS encoding ABC transporter substrate-binding protein; the encoded protein is MGMRLHWTTRTILLLLILLSISGCENNTKQTESTVPPVGNEVKSDLSGTIVMMTNRIDLIENGTFQGYADQFKQKYPEANVEFEGLSNYATDILVRLSTKDAGDVLLLPVNLPSKELDYFFEPLDEETSASERFTSFATYDGKRYGLSTGTTTVGIVYNKRSFEKAGITAVPQTLDQFYEACAKLKEAGIIPLYMNYGAVWPLREWGNSLVNYMTGNPEYLNNMVNEDSPWQLDNEWGKSISIARTLIAKGYVENELFSNNWEISKTRLAKGQAGMYLLGNWAVGQVLDVGASPDDIGFFPFPYDNSSTHYAPINPDWFVGVSKYSKNKELAMAWLNFFVKETSYSDDWGFLPADGSLNPFLPQYREFLSYEPKLVYGTVQSDAFIDLANGAKLSFWSGDYIQELLAAPDLQKSFDELNAKWTEARVATQVTSQP